The window CTGAAGCCGTAGATGTCCGTCACCTGGGCAAAGCTCAGGTGCTTGAGGTCCATCTTTTGATAGATGGCGTACAGCGTTTTCTCGCGTCCAGCCAGGCGCACCTTCATGCCGATCTTGGAGAAGGCAGCATCCACTTCCGCTTGCACTTTTTGAACCAGATCGCGCCGGCGGTTGCGGGATTTGTTGACCGCCTTGGCGAGAGTGGCGTAGCGCCAGGGGTGCAGATGCCGGAACGCCAGGTCCTGCAGTTCACGGTAGGTCTGGTTCAGGCCCAGGCGGTGGGCAATGGGGGCATAGATTTCCAGCGTCTCGGACGAGATGCGGCCCCATTTGCTGCGCGGCATATCCGACAGCGTGCGCATGTTGTGGGTGCGGTCGGCCAGCTTGATGAGGATGACGCGCACATCCCGCGCCATGGCCAGCAGCATTTTGCGAAACGACTCTGCCTGGTTCTCTTCGCGGGTGTTGAACTGCAGTTTGTCCAGCTTGGTCAGGCCGTCCACCAGCTCGGCCACGGGGGCGCCAAACCGGTCGATCAGGTCGGCCTTGGTCACACCGCAGTCTTCCATGGCGTCGTGCAGCAGCGCCGCCATCAGCGCCTGGGCATCGAGCTTCCAGGCTGCGCACTGTGCGGCGACCGCAATGGGGTGGGTGATGTAAGGTTCGCCACTGTTGCGCAATTGCCCCAGATGGGCTTCGTCGGCAAAGCGGTACGCCTGGCGCACCTGTTCGATGCTGGTGGCGTCCAGATAGTCCAGGCTGTCGGTCAGTGCGGCGAAGCTGGCTGCAGCCGCATTGGCGGCCGCAGCGGCCGCCGAAAGATTGCCTGTCGGGGCCGGTTCACCGGGCCGTGGCTGCGTTGCAGAAGGTGAGTTGAGCACCGCGTTCATGCCTTAAATGTAGCGCGGGACAGCGCCAGAGGACTTTTGGGCAAAAAAAAGCACCGCTGGCGCGGTGCTTTTGGATGGGCTTTGCCCAGCAGAACGTTCAACCCGGAACCTTCTTGAGCATCTCCAGGCCCACTTTGCCTTCGGCGATTTCACGCAGGGCGGTCACCGCTGGCTTGTTGCGGCTTTCGATGCGGGGGGCGTGGCCCTGGCTCAGCATGCGGGCGCGGTACGTGGCGGCCAACACAAGCTGGAAGCGGTTGGGGATCTTTTCCAGACAGTCTTCTACGGTGATGCGTGCCATCGTTTACTCCGGGGATTCAGGTGATATTGAGCGACTGGAAGGTGTCAGCACGGGCGCGGCGCTGGGCGGCGTACTTGAGTCGCTGGGCGTGAACTACGGCTTTCAGGTCGAAAAGCGCGCGCTCAAACAACTCATTGATTATAACGAAGTCGAATTTGCTGACTTGGGCCATCTCTTCGGCCGCATTCTTGAGGCGGATTTCGATCACCTCTGGCGTGTCTTCACCACGCCGCTCCAGGCGAGAGCGCAGCTCTTCCCAGCTGGGCGGCAGGATGAACACCAGCACGGCGTTGGCGAAGGCCTCCTTGATCTGCAGCGCACCTTGGAAGTCGATTTCCAGGATCACATCCGAGCCCTGGGCAATGCGCTCTTCGATGGCTTTCTTGGAGGTGCCGTAGCGGTTGCCGTGCACATGCGCCCATTCCACGAAGGCATTGCTCTGCACCATCGCGTCAAACTCGGATTGCGACGCGAAGTAGTAGTCGCGGCCGTGTTTCTCCTGGCCGCGGGGCGCGCGGGTGGTGTGTGAGACCGAGAGGTGAACGTGCGAATCCAGCTCCAGCAGTGCCTTGACCAGGCTGGACTTGCCGGCACCACTGGGGGCTGCCACTACGATGAGATTTCCAGGATAGTCCATGGTTGATGTGCGCCAGGCGCTATCAAAAAATGAGTGTTATTCGATATTTTGCACTTGCTCGCGCATCTGCTCGATCAGCACCTTCATGTCCACGCTGATGCGGGTGAGGTCGAGCGCGGCAGATTTGGAGCCCAGCGTGTTGGCTTCGCGGTGCAGCTCCTGGATCAGGAAGTCGAGGCGTTTGCCCACCTCACCGCCCTTTTTCAGCAGGCGCTCAATTTCGTCCAGGTGCGAATCCAGCCGCGTGATCTCTTCGGCCACGTCGATGCGGATGGCAAACGCTGTGGCTTCGGTCAGAGCGCGGTCGCGGGCGGCCTCGGGCAGGGTGGCGCCGTCGGTGAGGGCCATGGCCTCTTTCCAGCGTTCCATGAAGCGCAGGCGCTGCTGCTCCACCAGCAGGGGAACCATGGGAACGGCCTGTTCGGCCAAGGCGCGCAACTGTTTGACGCGATCCAGCAGCATGGTCGCCAAGCGCTTGCCTTCGCGCTCGCGCGCGGCCAGCAAGGCGGCGAGGGCTTCTTCGGCCAGGGCCGGAACGGCCTCGCTCCAGTCTTCGGTGCCCGAATGCGCGTTGGCGCACAGGCGCAAGGCATCGGCCACGGTGAGAGGCGCCGCGCTGGGCAGCCAGGCCCGGACGGAATCCTGCAGTGAGTTGAGACGCTGCAATAGCCGTGCGGGCGGGTCTTGCAGGCTGTTGTTGTCGTCGGTGTCGAGGGCGGCGCGCACTTCGACCTTGCCGCGCTTCAGGCGCGCGGTGAGCAGGCTGCGCAACGTGGGCTCCATGGCGCGCAGCTCGTCGGGCAGGCGGAACGACAGGTCCAGAAAGCGGCTGTTGACGGATCGGATTTCCAGTCCCAGCCTGCGCGTCTGGGGGGCGCGGGCGTCGGTTTCAGCGCCAGTGGCAGATGCGCCATGCTGTGCGCTGGCGTATCCGGTCATGCTGTAAACTGGCATTGGACTTTTTGATGGTTGCTTGCGATCCGGCGATTATCCGGGTTCCGCCTTACCCCCGAATCATCTTCGCAAAATATGTCAAAAATCAAACCGGCCCCCTTGCCGCCCGATACCGCAATTGGCGGCTACCGTGTGGTGCGCCGGTTGTCCTCCGGTGGTTTTGGTGTGGTCTATCTGGCCCTCGACGCCGAAGGCCAGCAGGTGGCCATCAAGGAATACCTGCCTTCTTCTCTGGCAACCCGCGCTCCGGGTGAGTTGCTTCCCAAGGTTCCGCCCGAAAAGCTTTCGCTGTATCGCTTGGGGCTCAAGAGCTTCTTTGAAGAGGGCCGCTCGCTGGCGCAGATCTCGCACGCCTCGGTGGTGAGCGTGCTCAATTTCTTCCGCGAGAACGAAACCGTCTATATGGTGATGAACTACCTGGAGGGCGCGACCCTGCAGGACTTCATCATCACCGCCCGCGACCTCAAGACCCAGAAGGTGTTCCGCGAGTCCACCATCCGCTCGCTGTTTGACGAGGTGCTGCGCGGCCTGCGCATCGTGCACCAGCACAAGATGCTGCACCTGGACATCAAGCCCGCCAACATCTTCATCACCGATGACAACAAGGCCGTGATGATTGACTTCGGCGCGGCGCGTGAAGTGCTGAGCAAGGAAGGCAATTTCATCCGCCCCATGTACACCCCCGGCTTTGCAGCGCCAGAGATGTACCGGCGCGATTCGCAGATGGGGCCGTGGACGGACATCTACGCCATCGGCGCCTGTATCTATGCCTGCATGCAAGGCTTTCCGCCCAACGAGGCGCCGCAGCGGGTGGACAAGGACCGCCTGTCGCTGGCGCTGACCAAGCTGCGCGGTGTGTACTCCGACAACCTGATCGAGGTGGTCGAGTGGTGCATGGCGCTCGACCCGCTGTCCCGTCCCCAGTCGGTGTTCGCCTTGCAAAAGGAGCTCAGCCGCGAGGGGGAGCGCCGCTACACCAAGCTCACCGTGGCCGAGAAGATGCGACTGCAGCTCGACACCCTGGTGTCCGACACCAAGAAGAATGTGCAGAAGGTGGGTGAAGCCACCGGAATCGGAGCCAAGCCCAAATGAACCCGGTGCACGCAATGCAGGTTCGGGCGAGGCATGTGTCCATGGATGGCGCCCCGGTGCATCCTTGTTTGCGTGAGTCCCTATGAAGTTCTCGGTATTCCAGATCAGCCGCCGCGGCGGCCGCGAGAAGAACGAAGACCGCATGGGCTATTGCTACACGCGCGAATCGGGCCTGTTTGTGTTGGCCGACGGCATGGGCGGCCACCCCGAGGGCGAGGTGGCCGCGCAGATCGCGCTGCAGACCATCTCGGCACTGTTCCAGCGCCAGGCCAAGCCCCAGCTCAAGGATGTGCAGGAGTTCCTGTCGGGCGCGCTGCTCGCGGCGCACCACCAGATCCTGCGCTACGCCACAGAAAAAGGCATGCTCGACACACCGCGCACCACCCTGGTTGCGGCGGTGTTGCAGGCCGGTACCGCCACCTGGATCCACTGCGGCGATTCGCGCCTGTACATGGTGCGCGATGGCGACCTGCTGACCCGTACGAGGGACCACTCGTACATGGAACTGCGCAACACGCCGCCGCCCGGGTTGGAGCGCATCAACCGCAACGTGTTGTTCACCTGCCTGGGCTCGCCCACCAAGCCCATCTACGACATCACCGGCCCGGTGTACTTGGAGCAGGGCGACCGGATCCTGTTGTGCTCTGACGGCCTGTGGGGCACGCTGAGCGACGACGAAATCGCCAAGCAGCTGGGCCGCAACACCGTATCGCACGCCGTGCCCGAGCTGGTGGAAGACGCCCTGCGCAAAGCCGGGGACAGCAGCGACAACGTGACGGTGATCGCCCTGGAGTGGGAGACGCCAGACGCGTTCGAGTCCACCCAGGGGGTGTCCACCGACAGCATCAGCGATGACGTGTTCGCCTCCACCATCCAGGCCGGTCCGCTCGATGGGCTGGTGGACGACCTGGACGACGCCGCCATCGAGCGCTCGATTGCCGAAATCAACGAGGCGATTCGCCGCTCTGCGGCCCGCAAAGCCTGACGGATGTGATGGGCCCGGCCGAGGCTGCGCAGCCTCGTGCACTGGGCTGATGCCTGTCAGTTGAACCGTTCCGTTTGCTGGCGTGCGCTTTGGGCGACGCTTGGAAGGCATTTTCTGAACACCCAAGAACCATGACCACTTTCATTCGCACCGGCAACCGCGCCGCCAACCAACTGCGCCCTGTGCGCATCACGCGCCACTACACCATGCACGCCGAGGGCTCGGTGCTGATCGAGTTTGGCAACACCAAGGTGCTCTGCACCGCCTCGGTGGAAGAGCGCGTTCCCCCGCACAAACGCGGCAGTGGCGAAGGCTGGGTGACGGCGGAATACGGCATGCTGCCGCGCGCCACCCACACCCGCAGTGACCGCGAGGCCGCGCGCGGCAAGCAGACGGGCCGCACGCAGGAGATCCAGCGCCTGATTGGCCGCAGCCTGCGCGCCGTGTTTGACCTCAAATTGCTGGGCGAGCGCACCATACAGCTCGACTGCGACGTGATCCAGGCCGACGGCGGCACACGCACCGCCGCCATCACGGGCGCGTGGGTGGCCGCGCAGGATGCGGTCCACCAGCTGCTGGCCAGCGGCAAGATCACCCAGTCGCCGCTGCTACAACCCGTGGCGGCGATTTCGGTGGGCATCGTGCAGGGCACGCCGCTGCTGGACCTGGAATATGTGGAAGACGTGGATTGCGACACCGATATGAACGTGGTGATGACCGGCGCGGGCCACTATGTGGAGGTGCAGGGCACGGCTGAGGGCGTGGCCTTTACCCGCGCCGAGATGGACCAGCTGCTGGGCCTGGCCGAACAGGGCATTGCCCAACTGGTGCAGCTGCAGCAGCAGGCGTTGCAAGATACTCCTTAATTGATAGCTGCCAGCGAATATTTCACTAGCGCTTGCGGCCATTTTGACCATGAAAATTGTTCTAGCATCCAACAACCGAGGCAAGCTGGCCGAGTTGCAGGCCATGTTTGCGCCCCTGGGCGTGGAGCTGGTGCGCCAAGCCGATCTGGGCGTGGGTGAGGCCGAGGAGCCCTTCCGCACCTTTGTCGAAAACGCCCTGGCCAAGGCACGGTTTGCGTCGGAGCACACAGGCCTGCCCGCGCTGGCCGACGATGCCGGCATGTGCGTGGATGCCTTTGGCGGCCTGCCGGGTGTAGACACCGCGTATTACTGCACCCAGTTCGGCTATGAGAAAAGCGATGACAACAACGTGCGTGCCCTGCTGGAGCAATTGCAAGGCGTGACCAACCGCCGCGCCGCCATGGTCAGCACCCTGGTCGCCGTGCGCAGCCCGCAAGACCCCGAGCCGCTGATTGCCGTGGGCCGCGTGGTCGGCGAGATCACCACCGAACCCCGGGGCAGCAACGGCTTTGGCTTCGACCCCGTGATGTTCATCCCCGAGTTCGGCAAGACCTTTGCCGAGCTGCCCGTGGAGGTGAAAAACGCCCACAGCCACCGGGGCCGCTCGGCCGCGCAAATGCTGGCGCTGATGCGCGAGCGCTGGTTGGCATGAAATCCCCCCTGAGTCGCTTTGCGCCTTCCCCCCAAGGGGGGACACCGCCAGCGCGGCGGGGCGGCCCTTGCGCGGCGGTCGTGCGCGCGACAGCTCCCGCTGCAAGCAGCTACTGTGGCGCGAGCGCTATGAACCTTTGATGCTTGAAATGGCTATTCCTATCATTCCTGCTGCTGATGATGCGCCCGCTGTGGTGCGCGACATCCAGCATTACATGCGCCCGGGCCTGCTGCAGCTGCCCAGCCTGCCGCCGCTGTCGCTGTACGTGCACCTGCCCTGGTGCCTCAAGAAGTGCCCGTACTGCGACTTCAACTCGCATGAATTCCGCGCGGGTGCCAGCACCGGCGGCGAGGTGCCCGAGCAGCGCTACATCGACGCCCTGATGGCCGACCTGGAGGCTGCGCTGCCCTTGGTCTGGGGGCGGTCCGTGCACAGCATCTTCATCGGCGGTGGCACGCCCAGCCTGTTCTCGCCCGCAGCCATCGACCGGCTGATCGGCGACATTCGCGCCCGCCTGCGGCTGGAGCCCGATTGCGAGATCACGATGGAGGCGAATCCCGGCACGTTCGAGAAAGACCGGTTTCGCGCCTTCCGTGCGGCGGGCGTTACCCGCCTGTCGGTGGGGGTGCAGAGCTTCAATGACCAGCACCTGAAGGCCCTGGGCCGCGTGCACGACCGCGCCCAGGCGATGGCGGCGGTGGAGGAGGCCGCTGCGTCCTTCGACACCTTCAACCTTGACATCATGTACGCCCTGCCGGGCCAGACGCTGCCAGAGCTGGAGCAGGACCTGCAGACCGCGCTGGCGTTCAAGCCGCCGCACATCTCCATCTACCACCTCACCATCGAGCCCAACACCTACTTCGCCAAGTTCCCCCCGGCCATCCCCGAGGACGACCAGGCATACGCCATGCTCGACCGCATCACCGAGATGACGGGCCAGGCGGGGATGGCACGGTACGAGATTTCTGCCTATGCCCAGCCGGGCCACCAGTGTTTTCACAACACCAACTACTGGCAGTTTGGCGACTACCTGGGCATCGGCGCGGGTGCGCACAGCAAGCTCAGCTTTGCCCACCGCGTGGTGCGGCAGGTACGCTTTCGGGACCCGGCGCGCTACATGGACAACGCCCTGGCCGGCCATGCCGTGGCACAGGACGACGAGGTGCGCCGCGCCGATCTGCCTTTTGAATACATGCTCAACGCCCTGCGTTTGCGCGAGGGCTTTGCGCTGCAGGACTTCATGGCACGAACGGGCCTGCCCGTCACTGCCATCGCCAAGGGTCTGGAGGCCGCCGAGCGCAAGGGCCTGATAGAGCGCGACATGGCGCGCGTGCGGCCGACGGAGCGGGGCTTTGACTTTCTGAGCGATCTGCAGGAATTGTTTCTGGTGGACTGACCGGGTCCCTCAGGCCAATCTGCAGCGTGCGGCGAGCTCAACCGCACTTTGCCGCAAGGATGCGGCCGTTGCCATCCACTTCCAGGTTCAGCCGCTGGGTGTCGTACTCCTTGGTGATGATCTGCCCTGGGCGCAGGATGCGCGCGGTCTGGGCGCCCGAGCGTTGCCGCGCTGACTCCACCACCGACGCCGTGCCGTTTTGCCCCACCGCAAACTGTGCGGGCTGGGCGTTGCACATGCCTCCGGGCGTCGCGGCCGCAGGTGCCTGGCCGGCGGGTGATGCCGGTGTTTGTCCGTAGCCCGCGCAACCGGTGACGGCGGCTCCCAGGGCCAGGCAGCAGGCAAGGGCAAAAGGGGGGGCTTTCTTCATGCGACAGGCTCCTGAATGCGAAACGCCCACCATAGCGGAACGCTGGCGTGTTGAGCGGTGGGTTGCGGTAAGGACCGGTTTCCAGCCGTAACGGAGATGCCCCCGGTCGTACGGGTGCTGGCTTTTCTTGATGCGCATCAAGCACCTGTGGTGCTGATGCAACACAACGTACCGCCGTGGGCCGGAGCGGGGCGCTGAGATGGTTTCTGGCGGGGTCGGCTCCGCACAATCAAGCGGCCCGTGTAGCGCACCGGTGGTGGCAACCCCCTCGCCATCGGGGCCAATGTGTTGCTCGGGTTTGTGTTGACCGTGACTTATCGAACCTCCTGACCATGCCTGAAGATTCCCGCCTTCGCCTCATCCGTGCCTTGGGGGACACCCTGGACGGTTTGGACGTGGCCCTGTGTGCGTTCGATGAAGCTGACTGCACCATTGCCTGGAACAGCACCTTCTTCAAGTTCTTTCCGGAGCACGCGGGGCATGTGTATGTTGGCGAGCCCTACGAGGCCAATCTGCGCCGCTTCTACCACCAGCGGCTTGATGCGCAGGAGCTGCCCAACATCGAGCGCTACATCACGGCCGGCGTAGAGCGCCACCGGGCGCAGACGCGTCCCTACAAGTTCGAGCACCGGGGGCTGCGTGTTCATGTGTCGTCGTTGCCCATCGAAGGGGTGGGGCGGGTGCGCGTGTGGCGTGCCGAGGCACTTTCAGTCACCAACGCCCCCGTTGTCGATGCCGCGCCGGCGGGCCCCGACATCCATGAGCCGGGCTACCTGCGCAGTCCGGTGATCGAAAGCACCGAACTGTTCGACCGCATCCCTGATGGGCTGATGATCTGCGCCGAAGATCAGCGCATTCAATGGGTGAACCAGCCCTTCATGCTGATGTACGGTCTGTCGGACCGTACTGCTGCCGTGGGCCAGGCATTTGATGAGGTGTACCGCCACGCATGGTCTGTCGCGGGCGAGGGCGACATGGCGCCGTTCTACGACGGCCTGTCTACTTTGCAAGAGCACATGCGTTTTGCCGGGGCTCCGTTTGAGGTGCCCCTGCCCCGCAGTCGCTGGAGCCGCGTTATTGCCAAGCAGGGCATCGACGGCACCGTGTTCTACGCCCATGTGGACATCACCGAACTCAAGCGCCAGCAGCGCTTGCTGGCACTGGCCGAACGCAGTGCCCGCGACAGCGAGGCGCAGCTGCGCGAGAAATCCATCTTGCTCGAAGCCACGCTGGAGCACATGGACCAGGGCGTTGCAAAGATCAGTGCCTCCGGCGTGGTCGAACTGTGCAACCGCCGCGCGCTGGAACTGCTGGAGCTGCCCGCCGAACTGATGGCATCCAAACCCACGCTGGTGAACGTGCTGGCCTACCTGCGCGCGCGGGGCGAGTTCCACGGAGCCTCCCAGGATATCCAGGACATGCTGCTGCACAGCAATGGCGGGCTCGATCAACATCAGGTGTATGACCGCCCCCGGCCCGATGGCCGCATCCTGGAGGTTCAGACCGTGCCCATCAAGGGCGGCGGCGCGTTGCGTACCTTCACCGATGTCACCCAGCGCAAGCAGGCCGAGCTGCAGATCCGCCACGTCGCAGAGCACGACGGCCTGACGGGCTTGCTCAACCGCACCGCCTTCTTGCAGGCGCTGCAGGCAGCCGCCACCGATGTGCATCGCCTGGGCCGAGGTTTTGCCGTGTTGTATGTGGATCTGGACGGGTTCAAACCCGTCAACGACCGCTACGGGCACGCGGTGGGCGACCAGTTGCTGATGTGGGTGGCCCGGCAACTGACACAGGCCGCGCGCGAGGATGACGTGGTGGCGCGGCTGGGCGGTGACGAGTTTGCGCTGCTGCAACGGGGGGTATCCGACCGCGAAAGCGCCCACCGCCTGGCCGACCGCTTGGTGCAGGCCCTGGGTCAGCCCACCGAGATCGAAGCGCACGCCCTGCAGATCGGGGCGTCCGTCGGCATTGTTCTGTCTCCCAGCGACGGCACCGAGGCCGAAGAACTCCTGCGCAAGGCCGATTCCGCGATGTATCTGGCCAAAGCCACCGGAAGGGGCTGCGCGCGGATCTATGGCACCTGAGTTGAGAGCCGGGGTGCTATGGTGATTGCTGTGCGGCTGAATAGGCTGGGTCCATACGCCGCAGCGCTGATCGTCTGCGTGGCTCATGCGTGCAGGGCGCGAGAGGAATCGGCCTCGTCCTACACGCCTATGCCGAGCCCCGTTCTAACATCCGCCTGTCGATACCCCTCGACATCCCTCCCGCTTGCATCGCGCAAGTGTTCAGCCCGCAAGTTGCGGGCTTTTTTTTGCCACACGCCGCGAGGAATCCTCTGCTCGAATTGATCGGAGAGTGTGCGTCACGGAGCTGAGCGGAGCGGGTGCTTAGTGGGGATGGCCGAAAAGAGCGACCGCACTGTAAGCCCTTTGCTGCGGAGCAAGGCCCCGGAGCCCATCTGTTGGCACCATAGCGGGTATCGGTGATGCCGTCATCACCCAGCCATCGCAGCGCGCTACACAACAAGAATGATTCTGTACAAACCCGGCACGCAATTTCTCTACAAGGGTCGCACGGTCAGTGTGGACTACGTCATCATCAAACGCACTGGTCTGTGGATCCGGCTGGCACAGACCGAAGAAGTGTGCCGCCCCGAAGATTTGATCCCGATTGCGCCCCAGTCGATGGGCTTGGCCAGGTAAAGCGAGGCCGCTAGTGGCCCATCGCACCCAAGCAAACCGTCCAGGTCGTTACCTGAGCTGCTGGGATAGCCATAGCAGGCCCCAGACAATCGCCACCAATTGCACCAGATTGACCAACAACGCTGCCGAGTGCACGCGGCGAAAGTGCTGGATGGCACTGCTGCTGCTCGCTTCGATTTGGGCTCCCAGTTGCTGCATTGCCTGCAGCAAGTGCTTGCGCAACAGCGCGACGACACAGGCATTGATCGCCACGCCGATGGCGAAGGGGTACCTGCCCCAGAGCGCGTAGCTGACCAAAGCACCCAGTGACGTCCAAAACGCCGCACGGTAGTACACGCTGAAAAACCCCCGAACGAACCGCGCGTCCAGTGGAGTGTCATGTTTCAGTGTGAGAAGGGGCAGACCACCCATCAAGAAATAGGCGGTGGTGACCAACAGGGCCACCGTGAAAAAGAACGAGGCGTAGATGGCAGGCGACAACATCATTCTCCCTGCGGAACTGTGGGCCACTGGCGGTAGTGGACTGGCTCCGAATTTCTGCGTCCTGCCCATGGATGTGGCGAGGCTTGGGCAAACGACAGTCTACGGGGCCACTGCGTTCTTGTGAATCCGGTGGGGGGTAAGGCAGGGATTTCAGCAACAAGCAGGTTGCCGTGCCGGCCTTTGTGCACATTTCGCTGTCGAAAATGTGTGGGGCAAAGAACTGGCGGAGACTGTGAGATTCGAACTCACGGACGGTTGCCCGTCGGCAGTTTTCAAGACTGCTGGTTTAAACCACTCACCCAAGTCTCCGGGAGGGAAGGCGCGAATTCTAGCCGACTGCGGGTGCTGATTTCTTTTGCAGCATGCCCCGGGTCTCGATGAACTTCACCACGTCGGCCACGCCCGCCAGGGTCTTGAGGTTGGTCATTACAAACGGCTTGAGGCCGTGGGCGTTGGTGCGCATGCGGGTCGTGTCGGCGTGCATCACCTCCAGGTTGGCGCCGACATGGGGGGCCAGGTCGGTCTTGTTGATGATGAACAGGTCGCTCTTGGTGA of the Acidovorax sp. 107 genome contains:
- the rph gene encoding ribonuclease PH; protein product: MTTFIRTGNRAANQLRPVRITRHYTMHAEGSVLIEFGNTKVLCTASVEERVPPHKRGSGEGWVTAEYGMLPRATHTRSDREAARGKQTGRTQEIQRLIGRSLRAVFDLKLLGERTIQLDCDVIQADGGTRTAAITGAWVAAQDAVHQLLASGKITQSPLLQPVAAISVGIVQGTPLLDLEYVEDVDCDTDMNVVMTGAGHYVEVQGTAEGVAFTRAEMDQLLGLAEQGIAQLVQLQQQALQDTP
- a CDS encoding I78 family peptidase inhibitor: MKKAPPFALACCLALGAAVTGCAGYGQTPASPAGQAPAAATPGGMCNAQPAQFAVGQNGTASVVESARQRSGAQTARILRPGQIITKEYDTQRLNLEVDGNGRILAAKCG
- the gmk gene encoding guanylate kinase, giving the protein MDYPGNLIVVAAPSGAGKSSLVKALLELDSHVHLSVSHTTRAPRGQEKHGRDYYFASQSEFDAMVQSNAFVEWAHVHGNRYGTSKKAIEERIAQGSDVILEIDFQGALQIKEAFANAVLVFILPPSWEELRSRLERRGEDTPEVIEIRLKNAAEEMAQVSKFDFVIINELFERALFDLKAVVHAQRLKYAAQRRARADTFQSLNIT
- a CDS encoding PP2C family serine/threonine-protein phosphatase yields the protein MKFSVFQISRRGGREKNEDRMGYCYTRESGLFVLADGMGGHPEGEVAAQIALQTISALFQRQAKPQLKDVQEFLSGALLAAHHQILRYATEKGMLDTPRTTLVAAVLQAGTATWIHCGDSRLYMVRDGDLLTRTRDHSYMELRNTPPPGLERINRNVLFTCLGSPTKPIYDITGPVYLEQGDRILLCSDGLWGTLSDDEIAKQLGRNTVSHAVPELVEDALRKAGDSSDNVTVIALEWETPDAFESTQGVSTDSISDDVFASTIQAGPLDGLVDDLDDAAIERSIAEINEAIRRSAARKA
- a CDS encoding diguanylate cyclase domain-containing protein, which translates into the protein MPEDSRLRLIRALGDTLDGLDVALCAFDEADCTIAWNSTFFKFFPEHAGHVYVGEPYEANLRRFYHQRLDAQELPNIERYITAGVERHRAQTRPYKFEHRGLRVHVSSLPIEGVGRVRVWRAEALSVTNAPVVDAAPAGPDIHEPGYLRSPVIESTELFDRIPDGLMICAEDQRIQWVNQPFMLMYGLSDRTAAVGQAFDEVYRHAWSVAGEGDMAPFYDGLSTLQEHMRFAGAPFEVPLPRSRWSRVIAKQGIDGTVFYAHVDITELKRQQRLLALAERSARDSEAQLREKSILLEATLEHMDQGVAKISASGVVELCNRRALELLELPAELMASKPTLVNVLAYLRARGEFHGASQDIQDMLLHSNGGLDQHQVYDRPRPDGRILEVQTVPIKGGGALRTFTDVTQRKQAELQIRHVAEHDGLTGLLNRTAFLQALQAAATDVHRLGRGFAVLYVDLDGFKPVNDRYGHAVGDQLLMWVARQLTQAAREDDVVARLGGDEFALLQRGVSDRESAHRLADRLVQALGQPTEIEAHALQIGASVGIVLSPSDGTEAEELLRKADSAMYLAKATGRGCARIYGT
- the rpoZ gene encoding DNA-directed RNA polymerase subunit omega; the encoded protein is MARITVEDCLEKIPNRFQLVLAATYRARMLSQGHAPRIESRNKPAVTALREIAEGKVGLEMLKKVPG
- a CDS encoding serine/threonine-protein kinase; this encodes MSKIKPAPLPPDTAIGGYRVVRRLSSGGFGVVYLALDAEGQQVAIKEYLPSSLATRAPGELLPKVPPEKLSLYRLGLKSFFEEGRSLAQISHASVVSVLNFFRENETVYMVMNYLEGATLQDFIITARDLKTQKVFRESTIRSLFDEVLRGLRIVHQHKMLHLDIKPANIFITDDNKAVMIDFGAAREVLSKEGNFIRPMYTPGFAAPEMYRRDSQMGPWTDIYAIGACIYACMQGFPPNEAPQRVDKDRLSLALTKLRGVYSDNLIEVVEWCMALDPLSRPQSVFALQKELSREGERRYTKLTVAEKMRLQLDTLVSDTKKNVQKVGEATGIGAKPK
- the rdgB gene encoding RdgB/HAM1 family non-canonical purine NTP pyrophosphatase, producing the protein MKIVLASNNRGKLAELQAMFAPLGVELVRQADLGVGEAEEPFRTFVENALAKARFASEHTGLPALADDAGMCVDAFGGLPGVDTAYYCTQFGYEKSDDNNVRALLEQLQGVTNRRAAMVSTLVAVRSPQDPEPLIAVGRVVGEITTEPRGSNGFGFDPVMFIPEFGKTFAELPVEVKNAHSHRGRSAAQMLALMRERWLA
- a CDS encoding YicC/YloC family endoribonuclease, producing MTGYASAQHGASATGAETDARAPQTRRLGLEIRSVNSRFLDLSFRLPDELRAMEPTLRSLLTARLKRGKVEVRAALDTDDNNSLQDPPARLLQRLNSLQDSVRAWLPSAAPLTVADALRLCANAHSGTEDWSEAVPALAEEALAALLAAREREGKRLATMLLDRVKQLRALAEQAVPMVPLLVEQQRLRFMERWKEAMALTDGATLPEAARDRALTEATAFAIRIDVAEEITRLDSHLDEIERLLKKGGEVGKRLDFLIQELHREANTLGSKSAALDLTRISVDMKVLIEQMREQVQNIE
- the hemW gene encoding radical SAM family heme chaperone HemW, which codes for MAIPIIPAADDAPAVVRDIQHYMRPGLLQLPSLPPLSLYVHLPWCLKKCPYCDFNSHEFRAGASTGGEVPEQRYIDALMADLEAALPLVWGRSVHSIFIGGGTPSLFSPAAIDRLIGDIRARLRLEPDCEITMEANPGTFEKDRFRAFRAAGVTRLSVGVQSFNDQHLKALGRVHDRAQAMAAVEEAAASFDTFNLDIMYALPGQTLPELEQDLQTALAFKPPHISIYHLTIEPNTYFAKFPPAIPEDDQAYAMLDRITEMTGQAGMARYEISAYAQPGHQCFHNTNYWQFGDYLGIGAGAHSKLSFAHRVVRQVRFRDPARYMDNALAGHAVAQDDEVRRADLPFEYMLNALRLREGFALQDFMARTGLPVTAIAKGLEAAERKGLIERDMARVRPTERGFDFLSDLQELFLVD